The following are from one region of the Gossypium hirsutum isolate 1008001.06 chromosome D03, Gossypium_hirsutum_v2.1, whole genome shotgun sequence genome:
- the LOC107950696 gene encoding aquaporin TIP2-1, protein MAGIAFGRFDDSFSLGSVKAYLAEFISTLVFVFAGVGSAIAYNKLTTDAALDPDGLVAIAVCHGFALFVAVAIGANISGGHVNPAVTFGLALGGQITILTGIFYWIAQLLGSIVACFLLKAVTGGLTVPIHGLGAGVGAIQGVVMEIIITFALVYTVYATAADPKKGSLGTIAPIAIGFIVGANILAAGPFSGGSMNPARSFGPAVASGDFNGIWIYWVGPLIGGGLAGLIYGNVFMNSDHAPLSNDF, encoded by the exons ATGGCAGGAATCGCCTTTGGTCGCTTCGATGATTCCTTCAGTTTGGGGTCTGTCAAGGCCTACCTTGCTGAGTTTATCTCAACTTTGGTGTTTGTTTTCGCCGGCGTTGGCTCTGCCATTGCTTACA ACAAGTTGACAACTGATGCAGCCCTAGATCCCGATGGGCTAGTCGCCATTGCTGTTTGCCACGGATTTGCTCTCTTTGTTGCAGTGGCTATCGGTGCCAACATCTCAGGTGGCCATGTCAACCCTGCAGTAACTTTTGGGTTAGCTCTTGGTGGCCAAATCACCATACTCACTGGCATCTTTTACTGGATTGCCCAACTTCTTGGATCCATTGTTGCTTGCTTCTTGCTCAAGGCTGTCACTGGTGGTTTG ACAGTTCCTATCCACGGTCTTGGAGCTGGAGTTGGAGCTATTCAAGGAGTGGTGATGGAGATCATCATCACATTTGCATTGGTTTACACAGTGTATGCAACCGCAGCTGACCCAAAGAAGGGATCACTCGGGACCATTGCACCCATTGCCATCGGCTTCATTGTTGGTGCCAACATCTTGGCCGCTGGTCCATTCTCTGGTGGATCCATGAACCCAGCTCGCTCCTTCGGACCAGCAGTGGCTAGTGGCGACTTCAACGGCATATGGATCTACTGGGTGGGACCACTGATCGGTGGTGGATTGGCTGGTCTCATCTATGGAAATGTGTTCATGAACTCTGACCATGCACCATTGTCCAATGACTTTTAA